The Thermodesulfobacteriota bacterium genomic sequence CAAATGGAACGACTGGAACCGCCGATATTCCGATAACAAGCACGATTTGTCGGAAGCCCGTTCGTCGACATCCCCTGCCGCATTCAATCCCGAAATGTTATATTGATCGCTCAATTCGCGTAAAGTGCCTCTCTCTTTGCCCAGAGCGTCTTGTTGCTTCCCCTCAGCACGAACTTGACGAACCCCTGGCTCTTATCCATCATCGCAGCCTTTTCGTTCCCGTTGAGCTTAACGCAGCGCGCATCGTCCGATATGATCCCTTCCGCGAGCCCTGTCTGCCCCTTCTCCGTAAATTCATAGTACTTCTGGATATCCACTTTATTGTAGCAGGCCGGATAACCCGCCTCGGTAAAGCACTCCCTGTTCTGAAAATCACAGACTGTCTTTTCGGCAAGGGCGTATTCCGTCTGAGCCAAGGTGAAGCCCGCGATGATAAGTAACGCGAGGAAGCCGGTAAATTTTTTCGTAACTAGATTTTGCAGCTTTAACTTGTCATCAATAATCACGGTGCTTATCTCCATTTGCGGCCGGTTGAGTGGTCACCACACCCGGAATTGTCAATTCATACCCGTACTCTGCTGTGCATACCCTGCCGGCGGCTCCATTTCAGATGCATCGACGTTTGCATTCTCGGACGATTTGAACGTCGCCTCCGCTTCCACTTTCCCTTCGTCGTACTCTATCGTCTCAATGGGAAAGCCGTTAAGCTGTCTCAACTGGTTAAAAACGTTCTTCTCGAACTGCGCCTGCTCTCCAACGAAGCTCCCGCCTTTGGAAAACGATTTGGCCATCTGATCCATGAAATCCGCCATGCGGAGCATAACGGTCATCATTTCCTCTCCGCCCTGGATGCTGTTCCAATTGGCGACGCAGTGCTGTCTCACCTTTTCATTGCCTTTGAAAACGTCGTATTTCGTACACGAGACTCCATTCACCTTCCCCTCCCCCGCTTTTTTCAGCACGGGCTCGACATATTGACCGCCGCCTGCTCCCGGCATCTTCTGCTTCATCATCTCCTTCATTTTTTCCTGCTGGTCGGGGGGCATGTCCTTCATGGCAGCCTCCATCTGGCTCATCGCCTGCTCGAGCTGCGTAGCGAGCGAGTTCATCGCCGCTTCGTCCATGATCATGTAGGTCTTATCATCGTGGTTGATCATTATCATTTCGTTCTTGTCGCCCCGGAACACCATCGAGCCCTCGAGCTCGGTCCCGTTCTCGTAAAAATCCATGCGCAGGTTGTTGTCCTTCACCTTGCCTTTTATCTGGCCGACAGATTGGGGATCCATCTCCTTCTGCTCCATCACGAAAAGAACGTCGGCGCGGGAATTATACGCAACCAGGAATGCAAATACGGAAGCCGCCATTATTTTTAACATTTCTGCCCTCCTTTCAGTTTAAAATTAATTCTAACATATAAGACCCGACATTCATCTTCCGATCGGGGTCCGGTATTTAGCGGCAGATACCCTTCAAATTCTTGACAATTCCCCATCACATCTTAATCTAATTCAGTGCTCAGCGGTTATGTCCCCATACTGATAATAATGATCCTCGCTATCGCGCTCGCGGCGGCGATGCTGGGGCTGTCGGCCGTGCTCGGACCCAGGCGGGAATCCAAAAGGAAACTGTCCCCCTACGAATCCGGCATACCCCCTACGGGAGACACACGGGGCAAGTTTTCCATAAAGTACTATCTCGTAGGCGCGCTGTTCATACTCTTCGACGTGGAAGCGGTTTTCCTGTTTGCCTGGGCCGTGGTCTTTAAAGAGCTCGGCTTACTGGCGTTCATAGAAATCATAGTGTTTCTGATAATCATCCTGGGCGGTTATTTTTATATAGTGAAGAAAGGAGCGCTCGAATGGGAGTAAATTCGAATTCCCTTCTGGGCGGCGACGGCTTCATCACGACGACGATCGAGGCGTTCGCCAACTGGGGGAGAAAAAACAGCCTCTGGCCGATGCCTTTCGGAACGGCGTGCTGCGCTATCGAGATGATGGGCGTATTCGCTTCGAGGTTCGACCTTTCGAGGTTCGGCGCCGAGGTAGCGCGCTTCTCGCCGAGACAGGCGGATCTCATGATCGTATCGGGCACCATCACCTACAAAATGGCCTCCGTCTGCAGGAGGATATACGACCAGATGCCCGAGCCTAAATGGGTGATCGCTATGGGCTCATGCACCTGCGGGGGCGGCCCCTTCGACAGCTACGCCGTAGTCCAGGGAATAGACGAGTTCCTCCCGGTGGATGTGTACATAGGGGGATGCCCGCCGAGGCCCGAGGCCGTTATAGACGCAGTCATGAAGATACAGAAAAAGATAGACCTCGAAGGTGCTCCGATACTATGAGCCTCGATATCGAATCCCTTATAGAAGCTTTAAACAATGAAAACCCGGCGCCCGTCAAAGAAAGGATCACCTTCCGGGGGGAAACGACCCTCGTCATAGACAAAGACAGGATTTCCGACGTTTGCAGGCGGCTTAAGGAATTATTCGGATTTACATTCTTGGCGGACCTCACGGCCGTCGATTATTTAGAAGTCAAGTCGCCCCGATACGAGGTCGTCTATCATGTCCACAGGTTCGGCCCGGAAATCGATGAGAATATAAGAATTAGGCTCAAGGCCGAGCTCGACGGAGACGATCCCAAAATAGATTCCGTAACCGATATATGGAGCGGGGCCGACTGGCTCGAAAGGGAGGTCTACGACATGTTCGGCATTGTATTCACGGGCCACCCCGATTTGAGACGGATCCTCATGCCTGAGGACTACGAGCCCTACCCGCTGAGGAAGGACTTCGACGTGAGGGACCGCGAGGCTTCCAGGCGCTCGTTCGAACGGGCGCTCAG encodes the following:
- a CDS encoding NADH-quinone oxidoreductase subunit C is translated as MSLDIESLIEALNNENPAPVKERITFRGETTLVIDKDRISDVCRRLKELFGFTFLADLTAVDYLEVKSPRYEVVYHVHRFGPEIDENIRIRLKAELDGDDPKIDSVTDIWSGADWLEREVYDMFGIVFTGHPDLRRILMPEDYEPYPLRKDFDVRDREASRRSFERALREGTE
- a CDS encoding NADH-quinone oxidoreductase subunit A, giving the protein MILAIALAAAMLGLSAVLGPRRESKRKLSPYESGIPPTGDTRGKFSIKYYLVGALFILFDVEAVFLFAWAVVFKELGLLAFIEIIVFLIIILGGYFYIVKKGALEWE
- a CDS encoding NADH-quinone oxidoreductase subunit B family protein; amino-acid sequence: MGVNSNSLLGGDGFITTTIEAFANWGRKNSLWPMPFGTACCAIEMMGVFASRFDLSRFGAEVARFSPRQADLMIVSGTITYKMASVCRRIYDQMPEPKWVIAMGSCTCGGGPFDSYAVVQGIDEFLPVDVYIGGCPPRPEAVIDAVMKIQKKIDLEGAPIL